The following coding sequences are from one Abditibacteriaceae bacterium window:
- a CDS encoding methyltransferase domain-containing protein, whose translation MKLNLGCGNKKIEGFTGVDLFPCEQARLLCNIARRLPFRDSCAEEILLDNVIEHIQDIPALVKELVRVARPGAKITIITPHFTSLDSWRDPTHVHHLAYGSFNHFEKSNARHYVGGGVRIVGRKLSFGGGVLGLIGRGIFKLSPRKYEEKWCFLFRAGTLRFELEVVK comes from the coding sequence ATGAAGCTGAACCTCGGTTGTGGCAATAAGAAGATCGAAGGCTTCACTGGCGTCGATTTGTTTCCTTGCGAACAGGCTCGGCTTTTATGCAACATCGCGCGGCGATTGCCCTTTCGCGACAGTTGTGCTGAAGAAATCTTGCTAGACAACGTCATCGAGCACATTCAAGATATTCCCGCTTTGGTGAAAGAACTCGTTCGCGTGGCCCGGCCCGGCGCGAAAATCACCATCATCACTCCGCATTTCACCTCGCTCGATAGCTGGCGCGACCCGACGCACGTTCATCATTTGGCGTATGGTTCTTTCAACCACTTTGAAAAGTCCAACGCGCGCCATTATGTCGGCGGTGGCGTGCGCATCGTTGGGCGCAAATTGTCGTTTGGCGGCGGGGTTCTGGGCCTTATCGGGCGCGGAATCTTTAAACTCTCGCCGCGCAAGTACGAAGAAAAGTGGTGTTTTCTTTTTCGCGCCGGAACACTGCGCTTTGAACTGGAAGTTGTCAAATAA
- a CDS encoding glycosyltransferase family 9 protein, with protein sequence MKILIIRLSSIGDCVLASPVLEALRERYPEAHLTWAVQSKSVSVVRGLPGLDETLLWDDRRRRWRSLARALWNTRRARFDVALDLQGLDKAGLFAIASAAKRRVTGEGARRIAHWSGNEHVEEGEKTHARLFYLRRAAGLDIAPDAAERFFPRVPITALHRRFADEFLTHAGFTPDHRIIGLNLGAAHAVKRWAPERFARLANTLLTDDERARIVVFGAPADAPILEKFEIELASLQSKSVASGNAWSGRVLTAVGRVDLMQLAAIAERSSAFITADTGPMHVVAAVGAPMVALFGPTDVAQTGPVWKPGAAPIRVVNGREIGEIPKAPMDIIKVQHVLDEVNALEGDVAAWRARNADVPNVSEARSRLNGKPDETKLDTKPRFDTKIVSVARPA encoded by the coding sequence ATGAAAATTCTGATTATCCGCTTATCCAGCATCGGCGACTGCGTGCTGGCTTCTCCGGTTCTGGAAGCCTTGCGCGAACGCTACCCCGAAGCGCACCTGACGTGGGCCGTGCAATCGAAGTCGGTTTCGGTTGTGCGCGGTTTGCCCGGTCTGGATGAAACGCTCCTTTGGGACGACCGCCGCCGTCGCTGGCGCAGCCTTGCGCGCGCTTTATGGAACACGCGCCGCGCCCGTTTCGATGTTGCCCTCGATTTACAGGGGCTGGACAAAGCGGGCCTCTTCGCTATCGCTTCCGCAGCCAAACGCCGCGTCACGGGCGAAGGCGCGCGCCGTATCGCGCACTGGAGCGGCAACGAACATGTTGAAGAAGGCGAGAAAACGCACGCGCGCCTGTTTTACCTGCGTCGTGCTGCGGGTCTCGACATCGCGCCCGACGCTGCCGAACGGTTTTTTCCGCGCGTGCCGATTACCGCACTGCACCGCCGCTTCGCCGATGAATTCCTGACGCACGCCGGTTTCACGCCCGACCATCGCATTATCGGCTTGAATCTGGGTGCGGCTCACGCTGTCAAGCGTTGGGCGCCGGAACGGTTTGCGCGATTGGCAAATACCCTTCTCACCGACGATGAACGTGCGCGCATCGTGGTTTTCGGTGCGCCTGCCGACGCACCGATTCTGGAAAAATTCGAAATCGAGTTGGCGAGCCTGCAAAGTAAAAGCGTCGCCAGTGGCAATGCGTGGAGTGGTCGCGTGCTAACGGCTGTCGGTCGCGTCGATTTGATGCAGCTCGCCGCGATTGCTGAACGTTCGTCGGCTTTTATCACCGCTGATACCGGCCCGATGCATGTTGTTGCTGCGGTCGGTGCGCCGATGGTGGCGCTTTTTGGCCCGACTGACGTCGCGCAAACCGGCCCCGTCTGGAAGCCAGGTGCGGCGCCGATTCGCGTCGTCAACGGGCGCGAAATCGGTGAGATTCCCAAAGCACCGATGGACATCATCAAAGTCCAGCACGTCCTCGACGAGGTAAACGCGCTGGAAGGCGATGTCGCTGCGTGGCGGGCGCGCAACGCTGATGTACCTAATGTTTCCGAAGCGCGGTCGCGATTGAACGGCAAGCCCGACGAAACGAAGCTCGATACAAAACCGCGTTTCGACACCAAAATCGTGAGTGTGGCGCGGCCTGCATGA
- a CDS encoding glycosyltransferase, which yields MTILHYITPSRLGGAEEVFVRLILDARQRGHRVIVLTKRDAKLRIVLTEHGIESLGWLTRGKFDFKTLVKLVRLIRREKVDIVHTHLTTASWVGALAGKAARVPVLAHVHAADKKTWFQHADYLLAVSRGVKKHLIGQGVNAEKIAVVYYGLDLSKYPAPLPREEAKAALGISPDAKTVGIVASLQPRKGHAVLLDALEILAKRGVVIHALFAGEGAQESELREQTKALALEHQVHFLGFRRDVRAVVSAFDVFCLPSFKEGLSIAVMEAMALRRPVVATTIAGMDEIVHNESTGLLVPPGDADSLAGALERLNDEIVAEKLGEAGRALVETHFEQNACLAALDELQKNIVENWRKGKRFRAAE from the coding sequence GTGACGATTTTGCATTACATCACGCCCTCCAGGTTGGGCGGCGCCGAAGAAGTGTTTGTGCGACTCATTCTCGATGCTCGCCAGCGCGGTCATCGCGTGATTGTTCTTACGAAGCGCGATGCGAAATTGCGCATAGTTCTCACCGAACACGGCATCGAAAGTCTCGGTTGGCTGACGCGCGGCAAATTCGATTTCAAAACACTCGTCAAACTAGTGCGCCTGATTCGCCGCGAAAAAGTGGACATCGTTCATACGCATCTCACGACGGCGAGTTGGGTCGGCGCGCTGGCGGGGAAAGCGGCGCGCGTGCCGGTGCTGGCGCATGTTCATGCGGCGGATAAGAAAACCTGGTTTCAGCACGCCGACTATTTGCTGGCCGTTTCACGCGGCGTCAAAAAACACTTAATCGGGCAGGGCGTAAACGCCGAAAAAATTGCGGTCGTTTATTACGGCCTCGACCTCTCGAAATATCCGGCGCCGCTGCCGCGTGAAGAAGCCAAAGCGGCGCTGGGAATTTCTCCCGATGCCAAAACAGTCGGCATCGTAGCGAGCCTGCAGCCGCGGAAAGGCCACGCAGTTTTGCTGGACGCGCTGGAAATTCTGGCGAAGCGCGGCGTAGTTATTCATGCTTTGTTCGCGGGTGAAGGCGCGCAGGAAAGCGAACTGCGCGAACAAACCAAAGCATTAGCCCTGGAGCATCAGGTGCATTTTCTGGGTTTCCGGCGGGATGTGCGCGCGGTGGTTTCGGCGTTCGATGTGTTTTGCCTGCCGAGTTTCAAAGAAGGGCTTTCCATTGCCGTTATGGAAGCAATGGCATTGCGACGACCTGTTGTTGCCACAACTATCGCGGGCATGGACGAAATCGTTCATAATGAAAGCACGGGTTTGCTGGTGCCGCCCGGCGATGCAGATTCGCTGGCCGGGGCGCTGGAACGCCTAAACGACGAGATTGTTGCTGAGAAACTGGGCGAAGCCGGACGTGCTTTGGTGGAAACGCACTTCGAGCAAAACGCGTGTCTCGCGGCGCTTGATGAACTGCAGAAAAACATCGTCGAAAATTGGCGAAAAGGAAAACGGTTCCGCGCGGCGGAATAA
- a CDS encoding deoxyribonuclease IV, whose product MPLGAHLPTSKGFPAAIEHAQTLGCDCLQIFSKSPRQWNAAPLDIEKCADFRSAWRDSGFAPLVVHDSYLINLAAPDEAVRAKSIAAMIDEVERADLLGADFLVTHCGAFIDKTDGGEARGLAQLSASLCEVLAATPEAKVRIALENTAAQGTCLGGPWEHIAEVLELLDTPRLAVCFDTCHAFAAGHQLSTVEIDRTLQAFDAAIGLKNLAVVHLNDSKGACGGHLDRHAHIGEGEIGREAMRAILTHPGLRDKPFILETPDLETNIGRNLNTVRLLRDEALVGEDEPFSETNPPSPPLAKKIK is encoded by the coding sequence ATGCCCCTTGGCGCCCATCTTCCCACCTCGAAAGGTTTCCCCGCCGCAATTGAACACGCGCAAACGCTCGGCTGCGATTGCCTTCAGATTTTTTCCAAATCGCCGCGTCAGTGGAATGCGGCGCCGCTGGACATCGAGAAATGCGCCGATTTCCGCAGCGCATGGCGCGACTCCGGCTTCGCACCGCTCGTGGTTCACGACAGCTATCTCATTAACCTGGCGGCGCCCGATGAAGCCGTTCGCGCAAAATCTATCGCCGCGATGATTGACGAAGTCGAACGCGCCGATTTGCTCGGTGCCGATTTTCTGGTGACGCACTGCGGCGCGTTCATCGACAAAACCGACGGCGGCGAAGCACGCGGCCTCGCGCAACTTTCCGCTTCATTGTGCGAGGTTCTGGCCGCAACGCCGGAAGCCAAGGTACGAATCGCCCTCGAAAACACGGCGGCGCAGGGAACATGTCTGGGCGGGCCGTGGGAACACATCGCCGAAGTTTTGGAATTGCTCGACACGCCACGTCTTGCAGTGTGCTTCGACACCTGCCACGCCTTCGCCGCCGGCCATCAATTGAGTACGGTCGAAATCGACCGTACTTTGCAGGCGTTCGACGCGGCGATTGGCCTAAAAAATCTGGCGGTTGTGCATCTCAACGACAGCAAAGGTGCGTGCGGCGGCCACCTCGACCGCCACGCCCACATCGGCGAAGGCGAAATCGGGCGGGAGGCGATGCGCGCGATTCTCACGCATCCCGGTCTGCGAGACAAACCGTTTATTCTGGAAACGCCCGATTTGGAAACGAACATCGGGCGCAATCTCAACACGGTTCGATTGTTACGCGATGAAGCACTTGTCGGCGAGGACGAACCTTTTAGCGAAACCAATCCGCCGTCGCCGCCCCTTGCGAAGAAAATAAAGTGA
- a CDS encoding R3H domain-containing nucleic acid-binding protein, translating into MTNDLRTVTDNLDELLAVLPPDLAAAITTDERALLMEIVLDLGRQPEARFAGSYRYLRENPVTREELAHVEEQLGQFGTDNRAGLPATLHRISAMRNRRGDVVGLTMRVGRAVTGIVDILRDLIESGESLLLMGRPGLGKTTMLREIARVLADDLNKRVVIVDTSNEIAGDGDVPHPAIGRARRMQVPRVDQQHDVMIEAVENHMPQVVVIDEIGRIEETLAARTIAERGVQLVATVHGNTLDNLLANPTMSDLVGGIGAVTLSDEEARRRGTQKTVLERKAPPTFDVVIEMIERHQIAVRRPVSDVVDALLRGWGASPELRWRDENGEIHVEAAAPIDVPERAEPPRERSRNGERNSERRNNGRDSSGRDGNRNKRDADHATAHARSRRNGSTVEIDRTEDEGEISLVARRYREMAAGRTDETRAVTAKSGAMSVAATALIEEADEPDDDEMENGPISAEEREQPVRRLENETIDPSRVRRLYPFAVSRSRLSRAIKHLGAPVSLARRWQDADAILMLGGVEGLDENSSLLREPRELGLPIITVKGNTYGQILSRLNALYTGAESDTDMTPKELALREAETAATRVQNDGEPVELRPQTKQLRRLQHLHAAKLHLRSYSVGREPNRRVRFLPNLAR; encoded by the coding sequence ATGACCAATGATCTTCGGACTGTGACAGACAACCTCGACGAACTTCTTGCGGTTCTGCCGCCCGACTTAGCCGCTGCAATTACGACCGACGAACGCGCTTTGTTGATGGAAATCGTGCTCGATTTGGGCCGCCAACCGGAAGCGCGTTTCGCCGGAAGCTACCGTTACCTGCGCGAAAATCCTGTGACGCGCGAAGAATTGGCGCACGTTGAAGAACAACTCGGCCAGTTCGGAACCGACAATCGCGCGGGCCTTCCCGCAACGCTGCACCGCATTTCGGCGATGCGCAACCGGCGCGGCGATGTTGTCGGCTTGACAATGCGCGTTGGCCGCGCTGTCACGGGCATCGTCGATATTCTGCGAGACCTGATTGAAAGCGGCGAAAGCCTGCTGCTGATGGGCCGCCCCGGACTGGGCAAAACCACGATGCTGCGCGAAATCGCGCGCGTATTGGCCGACGACCTCAACAAGCGTGTGGTGATTGTCGATACCTCCAACGAAATTGCGGGCGACGGCGACGTGCCGCATCCGGCGATAGGCCGCGCGCGTCGCATGCAGGTGCCGCGCGTCGATCAGCAGCATGACGTGATGATTGAAGCCGTCGAAAACCACATGCCGCAGGTGGTCGTTATCGACGAAATCGGGCGCATCGAAGAAACGCTCGCGGCGCGCACCATCGCCGAACGCGGTGTGCAGCTTGTCGCAACGGTTCACGGTAACACGCTCGACAACCTGCTGGCAAACCCGACGATGAGCGACCTCGTTGGAGGCATCGGCGCGGTGACACTTTCCGATGAAGAAGCCAGGCGGCGCGGCACGCAGAAAACCGTTTTGGAACGCAAAGCACCGCCGACATTCGATGTCGTCATCGAAATGATCGAGCGCCATCAAATCGCGGTGCGCCGTCCGGTTTCGGATGTAGTCGATGCTCTTTTACGAGGCTGGGGCGCTTCGCCCGAACTGCGCTGGCGTGACGAGAACGGTGAAATTCATGTGGAAGCCGCCGCGCCGATTGACGTTCCCGAACGCGCCGAGCCACCACGCGAGCGTTCGCGTAACGGAGAACGCAATAGCGAGCGACGCAATAACGGACGCGATAGCTCTGGGCGCGACGGCAACCGCAACAAACGCGACGCTGACCACGCTACAGCGCACGCTCGCAGTCGGCGCAACGGAAGTACGGTCGAAATCGACCGTACCGAAGACGAAGGCGAGATTTCGCTTGTTGCGCGCCGCTACCGCGAAATGGCGGCGGGACGCACCGACGAAACGCGTGCGGTCACGGCCAAAAGCGGTGCGATGAGCGTCGCAGCAACAGCGCTCATCGAAGAAGCCGACGAGCCCGATGACGACGAAATGGAAAACGGTCCGATTTCCGCCGAAGAGCGCGAGCAACCCGTTCGTCGTTTGGAAAACGAAACCATCGACCCCTCGCGCGTGCGTCGCCTGTATCCATTCGCGGTTTCGCGTTCGCGTTTGTCGCGCGCGATTAAACATCTCGGCGCGCCGGTTTCGCTTGCGCGTCGCTGGCAAGACGCCGACGCGATTCTGATGCTGGGCGGTGTGGAAGGTTTAGACGAAAATTCGTCCCTTCTGCGCGAACCACGCGAGTTGGGCTTACCTATCATCACAGTAAAGGGCAACACCTACGGCCAGATTTTGTCGCGATTGAACGCGCTTTACACCGGCGCTGAATCCGATACCGACATGACGCCCAAAGAACTGGCGCTACGCGAAGCCGAAACCGCTGCGACGCGTGTTCAAAACGATGGCGAACCGGTGGAATTGCGTCCGCAAACCAAGCAACTGCGGCGTTTACAGCATTTACACGCGGCCAAGCTGCACTTGCGCTCGTATAGCGTCGGGCGCGAGCCAAACCGACGCGTGCGTTTTCTGCCGAATCTGGCGCGCTAA
- the siaA gene encoding biofilm regulation protein phosphatase SiaA (SiaB is a threonine kinase acting on SiaC; SiaA is the matching phosphatase.) — protein MPFVVGEVRSKSTGLRLILAAISCIMRLGLRAKSALAFFFCLALVVALAAAAGWRALKAVEENLGGAFARNVTQLNKQRILTPFTRELALSQRLAESETTRQWLLDEANAQKRTLFFREAEGYRQAFDDKSYFLISALSRRYYFNDRKSKYSERPRYSLNVKAPNDAWFFSTMRGTKAFNINVDPDVKLNVTKIWFNVLVKDKGRNIGLAGTGLDLSAFLNRFISNAEAGVTPLILNREGSIQAHPNRKLIDYASVNDKGANHSTIYKILPRRADHKRVEEALARAAKNPDKAELFSIELDGAPKLCAVSAIPELDWFVVTAVDLKAARVLDSRLFTVPLLIGAALLVLLLLSIIGAVNHLLLTPLFKLTNSARAVAKGDYAIELPPAGNDELGALTRAFGTMAAEVRSNTEQLESRVQERTRELVSLNAQMSVANKQIGDSIQYASLIQNSILPDREMDRILGENYFVLWQPRDVVGGDFYVFRAFENGCLMGVVDCAGHGVPGALMTMIAHAILNVVIDEKGAQDPALVLSQLDMRLRAMLMSDEINETERPQSSQRVMTHMDVGLAAVDFGAQTVTFAGAKTSLFYSDGEDVTEVKGDRYAVGGKRTPTFVNKTVPLSPKATWYLSTDGLLDQAGGERGFSFGQKRFDELLRRHAQRGFNEQKDAFAEELAAYQGDLAQRDDITVLSFRFR, from the coding sequence GTGCCCTTTGTCGTTGGCGAAGTACGGTCGAAATCGACCGGACTTCGCCTTATACTTGCGGCGATTTCCTGCATTATGCGATTGGGTTTGCGCGCTAAATCGGCGCTGGCGTTTTTCTTTTGCCTTGCGTTGGTTGTTGCCCTCGCTGCGGCGGCGGGCTGGCGCGCGTTGAAAGCGGTTGAAGAAAATCTTGGCGGCGCCTTTGCGCGCAATGTCACACAGCTCAACAAGCAGCGCATTCTCACGCCGTTTACACGCGAACTCGCCCTTTCGCAGCGGCTCGCCGAATCGGAAACCACGCGTCAGTGGCTGCTTGATGAAGCGAACGCGCAAAAACGCACCTTATTTTTCCGCGAAGCCGAGGGTTATCGACAGGCATTCGATGACAAATCCTATTTCCTGATTTCGGCCCTCTCACGGCGTTATTATTTCAACGACCGCAAATCCAAATACAGCGAACGTCCACGCTACTCTCTCAATGTCAAAGCACCCAACGATGCGTGGTTCTTTTCGACGATGCGCGGCACGAAAGCCTTCAACATCAACGTCGATCCCGATGTGAAGCTCAACGTGACGAAAATCTGGTTCAATGTTCTTGTCAAAGATAAGGGACGTAACATCGGGCTGGCGGGCACCGGCCTCGATTTGTCGGCCTTCCTTAACCGCTTTATTTCCAACGCCGAAGCGGGTGTCACACCTCTGATTCTGAATCGTGAAGGCTCGATTCAAGCGCACCCGAATCGCAAGCTCATCGATTATGCGTCGGTCAATGACAAGGGCGCGAATCACAGCACGATTTATAAAATTTTGCCGCGTCGGGCCGACCACAAGCGCGTTGAAGAAGCTCTCGCGCGCGCGGCGAAAAATCCCGATAAAGCAGAACTATTTTCGATTGAACTCGATGGCGCACCGAAACTATGCGCGGTTTCCGCGATTCCCGAACTCGATTGGTTTGTTGTTACCGCCGTCGATTTAAAGGCAGCGCGGGTTCTCGATTCGCGGTTGTTCACGGTGCCGCTGCTTATCGGCGCGGCGCTCCTCGTGCTTTTGCTGCTGTCGATTATCGGTGCTGTTAATCACTTGTTGCTGACGCCGCTTTTCAAGCTCACCAATTCGGCGCGTGCGGTGGCGAAAGGTGATTACGCCATCGAACTGCCGCCTGCCGGCAACGATGAACTGGGCGCGTTGACGCGCGCGTTCGGCACAATGGCAGCCGAGGTACGGTCGAATACGGAGCAACTGGAATCGCGCGTCCAAGAGCGCACACGCGAACTGGTTTCGCTTAACGCGCAAATGTCGGTGGCCAACAAGCAAATCGGCGACAGCATTCAATACGCCAGCCTGATTCAAAATTCGATCCTGCCCGACCGCGAGATGGACAGAATCCTCGGCGAGAACTATTTCGTGCTGTGGCAGCCACGCGACGTTGTCGGCGGCGATTTCTATGTGTTTCGCGCGTTTGAGAACGGTTGTTTGATGGGCGTTGTCGATTGCGCCGGACACGGTGTTCCTGGCGCGTTGATGACAATGATTGCTCACGCGATTCTCAACGTCGTTATCGACGAAAAAGGCGCACAAGATCCGGCACTGGTTCTAAGCCAACTCGACATGCGTTTGCGCGCCATGCTGATGAGCGACGAAATCAACGAAACGGAACGCCCACAAAGCTCGCAGCGCGTGATGACGCACATGGATGTTGGTTTGGCCGCCGTCGATTTCGGCGCGCAAACCGTGACGTTTGCCGGAGCCAAAACCAGCCTTTTCTATTCCGATGGCGAAGACGTGACCGAAGTCAAAGGCGACCGCTACGCTGTTGGCGGCAAACGCACGCCGACGTTTGTGAATAAAACAGTGCCACTTTCGCCCAAAGCGACGTGGTATCTTTCTACCGATGGCTTGCTCGACCAAGCTGGTGGTGAACGCGGCTTTAGTTTTGGACAGAAACGCTTCGATGAACTCCTGCGTCGCCACGCGCAACGCGGATTCAACGAGCAAAAAGATGCGTTCGCCGAAGAACTGGCGGCCTATCAAGGCGACCTCGCACAGCGCGATGACATCACCGTGTTGAGCTTTCGGTTTCGGTAA
- the siaB gene encoding biofilm regulation protein kinase SiaB: MDHSDLYLLRETYNQKHLLLCFNGPFSQALIEEIGNALKKHLRAEETPASSAMDVFAVYIELTQNIQQYAASQNYNDIEASATIVIGRNEAGHYEVSAGNVVETNDGEALCERIHALAAMDKAQLKAVYKDQLRRPREASHHDNAGLGLIDIARKASEPISGSVMPVNTGQKLFFSLRVVI; this comes from the coding sequence ATGGATCACTCCGACCTTTATTTGTTGCGCGAAACTTACAATCAGAAGCACCTTTTGCTGTGTTTCAACGGGCCATTCTCTCAGGCGCTCATTGAGGAAATTGGTAACGCGCTGAAGAAGCATTTGCGCGCCGAAGAAACGCCAGCCTCATCGGCGATGGATGTTTTCGCGGTATATATCGAACTCACGCAAAATATCCAGCAATACGCCGCGTCGCAAAATTACAACGACATCGAAGCCTCGGCCACGATTGTCATTGGCCGCAACGAAGCCGGTCATTATGAAGTTTCGGCGGGCAACGTGGTCGAAACGAACGACGGCGAAGCGTTATGTGAACGCATTCATGCCCTCGCCGCAATGGATAAGGCGCAACTCAAAGCCGTTTACAAAGATCAACTGCGCCGTCCGCGTGAAGCGAGCCACCACGACAATGCGGGACTTGGCCTTATTGATATTGCCCGCAAAGCCAGCGAGCCGATTTCCGGTTCTGTGATGCCCGTCAACACTGGCCAGAAATTGTTTTTCAGCCTGCGCGTTGTGATTTGA
- the siaC gene encoding biofilm regulation phosphoprotein SiaC: MTDLDIPATQSSPLVKTSSANGTIEMRGDSYPENSFEFFTPVISWVREYLDSSKALLRLDLHLLYLNTSSVKVMMDIFDMLEEAHATGREVRACWFYDAENERIAELAEEFKEDCSFDFQIIQTEA, encoded by the coding sequence ATGACCGATCTCGACATCCCTGCAACTCAATCCTCACCACTGGTAAAAACCAGCAGCGCCAACGGCACCATCGAAATGCGCGGCGATTCCTATCCTGAAAATTCCTTTGAATTTTTTACGCCCGTCATTAGCTGGGTGCGCGAGTATCTGGATTCTTCCAAAGCGCTGCTGCGCCTCGACTTGCATTTGCTTTATCTCAACACGAGCAGCGTTAAAGTCATGATGGATATTTTCGATATGCTCGAAGAGGCCCATGCGACGGGCCGCGAAGTGCGCGCCTGCTGGTTCTACGACGCCGAAAACGAACGCATCGCCGAGCTCGCCGAAGAGTTCAAAGAAGATTGCTCGTTCGATTTTCAAATTATCCAGACAGAAGCCTAA
- the siaD gene encoding biofilm regulation diguanylate cyclase SiaD, which produces MQSDDSRFETEIQRLVADAQYENHPLQLALAELSQRYRDNLSSLERLTSISDGYHQALREHNESLAQRYRKQIRQLEKIVRISDHYQKMLHEMNMSLQVASTHDPLTGLPNRRLMLERLSAQTALSQRSKVPFSIAVADVDHFKTINDNFGHQTGDVVLNHIGRILGAALRPYDVCARWGGEEFLVLLPDTDGAEALEIANRLRVSLHEEELTELPGHHKLSMSVGVAQYNDGELFDETIKHADFALYDAKRQGRNCCILADSSNQKESTGTVEIGRTS; this is translated from the coding sequence ATGCAAAGCGACGACAGCCGTTTCGAAACAGAAATTCAACGCCTCGTGGCCGATGCGCAGTACGAGAACCATCCGCTGCAACTGGCCCTCGCCGAACTCTCGCAGCGGTATCGAGATAATCTCAGTAGCTTGGAGCGTCTCACTTCGATTTCAGACGGCTACCATCAGGCACTACGCGAGCACAACGAGAGTCTGGCGCAACGCTACCGCAAGCAAATCCGGCAACTCGAAAAAATTGTGCGCATCTCTGACCATTACCAGAAGATGCTGCACGAGATGAATATGTCGCTGCAAGTTGCGTCCACGCACGACCCGCTCACCGGCCTGCCCAATCGCCGCCTGATGCTCGAACGGCTTAGCGCCCAGACAGCCCTTTCACAACGCAGCAAGGTGCCGTTTTCCATCGCCGTTGCCGATGTCGATCATTTCAAAACCATTAACGACAACTTCGGCCACCAGACCGGCGATGTTGTTCTTAATCACATCGGACGCATTCTAGGCGCGGCATTGCGGCCTTACGACGTTTGCGCGCGTTGGGGCGGCGAAGAGTTCCTTGTGCTCCTACCCGACACAGACGGCGCAGAGGCGTTGGAAATCGCGAATCGACTGCGCGTATCGCTCCACGAGGAAGAACTCACCGAGCTTCCAGGACACCACAAGCTGTCGATGAGCGTTGGCGTGGCTCAGTACAACGATGGGGAATTATTTGACGAAACCATCAAGCATGCCGATTTCGCGCTTTACGACGCCAAACGCCAAGGCCGCAACTGCTGCATTCTCGCCGATTCAAGCAATCAAAAAGAATCAACAGGTACGGTCGAAATCGGCCGTACTTCTTAA
- a CDS encoding HD domain-containing phosphohydrolase: protein MRAIRGGDILIVDSDASWISTIVPALESNGHTVSTRGSLADARFTMERDAYDVVLCSNSLPDGSGLALCEWTKYNHEIPELARVSFALLSSSPITGAPPPDIAQFETNKSVVEPRSLFGLRRKPVESAPMTAVAAPAPEVRPLFSHETAPPDDVLFRAMPPSEFVLRVQILLRLRRYLDEISNTVGALMNIAEGVEEQDKRAAGHCKRLAIMVLELGAAMGCDDWQLTALERAAYLHDIGKVAIPGAIISKSEALTPREMEIMQSHCLLGERLCASVAALKPVLPIIRHHHERVDGSGYPDGLRGAAIPILAQILTIPDIYDALRMWRPYRAPMTEAQAINVLHKEVEAGFWNRTVFEAFSAHVLPGLDARLASYDALWPPV, encoded by the coding sequence ATGCGAGCGATTCGAGGCGGCGATATTCTCATTGTTGATTCCGATGCATCGTGGATTAGCACGATTGTTCCGGCGCTCGAAAGCAACGGCCACACCGTTTCAACGCGTGGAAGCTTGGCCGATGCGCGTTTCACCATGGAACGCGACGCCTACGATGTTGTGTTGTGTTCGAATTCGCTTCCTGATGGCAGCGGCCTCGCACTGTGCGAATGGACCAAATACAACCACGAAATTCCCGAACTGGCCCGCGTTTCCTTTGCTCTTCTTTCCAGTTCGCCGATCACTGGTGCGCCGCCGCCCGACATCGCGCAGTTTGAAACTAACAAGAGTGTTGTCGAGCCGCGTTCGCTTTTTGGATTGAGGCGCAAGCCTGTCGAGTCGGCCCCGATGACAGCTGTTGCTGCACCGGCTCCCGAAGTGCGGCCTTTGTTTTCACACGAAACTGCGCCGCCCGACGACGTGCTGTTTCGCGCGATGCCTCCTTCCGAGTTCGTGCTGCGTGTGCAGATCTTATTGCGTCTGCGTCGTTATTTGGATGAGATTTCTAATACCGTCGGCGCCTTGATGAACATCGCCGAAGGTGTCGAAGAACAAGACAAGCGCGCTGCCGGACATTGCAAGCGGCTTGCGATCATGGTGCTGGAGTTGGGCGCGGCGATGGGCTGCGACGATTGGCAGCTGACAGCGCTCGAACGCGCGGCCTATTTGCACGACATCGGAAAAGTCGCCATTCCGGGCGCGATTATTTCCAAAAGCGAAGCGCTGACGCCACGCGAAATGGAAATCATGCAAAGCCACTGCTTGCTTGGTGAACGACTGTGTGCGAGCGTGGCTGCGCTAAAGCCAGTTCTGCCGATCATTCGCCATCACCACGAGCGCGTCGATGGTTCAGGCTATCCCGATGGCCTGCGCGGCGCCGCTATTCCGATTCTGGCGCAGATTCTCACCATTCCCGATATTTATGACGCTTTGCGTATGTGGCGTCCTTATCGCGCGCCTATGACCGAAGCGCAGGCGATTAACGTGCTGCACAAGGAAGTGGAAGCAGGCTTTTGGAATCGCACCGTCTTTGAAGCGTTCAGCGCCCACGTTTTGCCCGGTCTTGATGCGCGATTGGCCAGTTACGATGCCTTGTGGCCGCCGGTTTAA